A genome region from Apium graveolens cultivar Ventura unplaced genomic scaffold, ASM990537v1 ctg6634, whole genome shotgun sequence includes the following:
- the LOC141703420 gene encoding putative inactive receptor kinase At4g23740 — protein sequence MTRFEANYLLLIVILVVIVCCGYRKIKLTLKKYYELKQKCETKHEKQTDESPVSLLQVTVSRPIRVIFGDEAIVEKYDPSELAQIPKPRLGEGTLGTLYKAVHKFGSTVTIRKIRPEVASSDDFEFWIKFFGGLQNDSIAKLIFSFWYGGEAFVVHEYFCLGSLEELLHGTEGIQYTPLTWKIRQQIALDAAKAVTAVHKQVIANGKALVCGVIKASNILINVDFSARLSSYEIPYLIPPATIIRRNPGRIAPELTHNQYRVPKVFSQKSDVYSFGVLLLELVTGKKASVTNLGEYIKEKKRREGLEGIPDKRMVDVNPNLAAFIGIARLCLRNDPKARPSMDQVVEMIHDLE from the exons ATGACAAGATTTGAGGCCAACTACTTGCTCTTGATTGTCATATTGGTGGTAATAGTCTGCTGTGGTTACAGAAAGATCAAGTTAACGCTAAAAAAATATTATGAGTTAAAACAAAAATGTGAAACAAAGCATGAGAAACAAACCGATGAAAGTCCAGTATCGTTACTACAAGTCACAGTGTCACGCCCCATAAGGGTGATCTTTGGTGATGAAGCTATTGTAGAGAAGTATGATCCTTCAGAGCTAGCTCAAATTCCAAAACCTAGGCTTGGGGAGGGGACACTAGGTACTTTATACAAAGCAGTGCACAAATTTGGCTCCACAGTTACTATCAGAAAGATACGACCAGAGGTGGCTAGTTCTGATGATTTTGAGTTTTGGATCAAGTTCTTTGGAGGTCTACAAAACGATTCAATTGCAAAACTGATCTTTAGTTTTTGGTATGGCGGGGAAGCATTTGTTGTGCATGAGTACTTCTGTTTAGGGAGTTTGGAGGAGCTTCTACATG GGACTGAAGGAATTCAATATACACCATTAACTTGGAAGATTCGACAGCAAATAGCACTTGATGCAGCAAAGGCAGTGACTGCAGTACACAAACAAGTGATAGCAAATGGTAAAGCTCTCGTGTGTGGAGTGATTAAGGCTTCTAATATATTAATCAATGTAGACTTTTCTGCACGTCTTTCTAGCTACGAGATACCTTACCTAATACCACCTGCAACAATCATCAgaagaaatcctggtcgaatagCACCTGAATTAACACACAACCAATACCGAGTTCCTAAAGTTTTTTCACAAAAGTCTGATGTTTACAGCTTCGGAGTACTGCTTTTAGAGCTTGTGACAGGAAAAAAAGCTTCAGTTACAAACTTAGGAGAGTACATAAAAgagaagaaaagaagagaagGTTTAGAGGGAATACCTGATAAGAGAATGGTAGATGTAAATCCGAATTTGGCTGCTTTCATTGGCATTGCAAGACTGTGTCTCCGAAATGACCCTAAAGCAAGGCCTTCCATGGATCAAGTTGTGGAGATGATTCATGATTTGGAGTAA